In Juglans regia cultivar Chandler chromosome 5, Walnut 2.0, whole genome shotgun sequence, the following are encoded in one genomic region:
- the LOC108989866 gene encoding protein FAR-RED IMPAIRED RESPONSE 1-like, with translation MDGPLSSTGEDMGSFENPASNAETEADDIIQQESDNDRVEEEPKPGMKFATDHELMAYYMRYAKQQGFGVITQRTKREANGRVKYLTIGCARGGKYHPSHSNISRSRPTIKTDCKARINAHLVEGSWVVTTVEIGHNHSTVSPQKSRFFRSPKCLDEYSQRMLDLNDKAGIRMNKNFGALVVDAGGFKNLQFQEKDCRNFIDKARQLRLGKGGGEALTEYFKRMRLQNDGFVYVIDVDEELRLRNVFGLTHGVEQRTSISEM, from the coding sequence ATGGATGGCCCTCTGTCGAGTACCGGAGAGGACATGGGAAGCTTTGAAAATCCCGCAAGTAATGCAGAGACAGAAGCCGATGACATAATTCAACAAGAGTCTGATAATGACCGAGTTGAGGAGGAGCCCAAACCTGGTATGAAGTTTGCCACTGATCATGAGCTTATGGCTTATTACATGAGATATGCCAAACAACAAGGTTTTGGTGTTATAACACAAAGGACGAAGAGAGAGGCTAATGGGAGGGTGAAGTATTTGACTATTGGGTGTGCACGAGGTGGCAAGTACCATCCTAGCCATAGTAATATCTCGAGGTCACGCCCAACTATTAAAACGGATTGTAAGGCACGAATAAATGCTCACTTGGTGGAGGGTAGTTGGGTGGTGACCACTGTTGAGATTGGCCATAATCATAGTACTGTCAGCCCACAAAAGTCTAGATTCTTTAGATCTCCTAAGTGTTTAGACGAATACAGTCAGAGGATGCTTGATTTGAACGATAAGGCAGGTATTCGAATGAACAAGAATTTCGGGGCACTTGTTGTTGATGCGGGGGGGTTCAAGAATCTGCAGTTTCAAGAAAAAGACTGTCgtaattttattgacaaagccAGACAATTAAGGCTGGGTAAAGGTGGTGGCGAAGCACTTACTGAGTACTTCAAGAGGATGAGGTTGCAGAATGATGGTTTTGTCTATGTGATTGATGTGGATGAAGAGCTGAGGTTGAGAAATGTGTTTGGGCTGACGCACGGAGTAGAGCAGCGTACGAGTATTTCGGAGATGTGA
- the LOC108989870 gene encoding protein FAR1-RELATED SEQUENCE 1-like has protein sequence MILCNCILISKEGCISTYDVLDEITIDDDHVKSIKYTVYFNNEEVDVKCTCALFEMRGIVCRHALNVCQMNKIHALPEKYVLDRWRKDLKRRYTMVKSSYDDLRQNADSGRYELVVKRCSKLATRVSSSDAHVTAFMLHLDEFENKFKGLTQESGSTKVAETVQTDKGKKILSPHVVRGKGRPPTKRKVPPVEKAVTRRKNKQIRRKIFDDTSEQCEVSEALERGQIQSAGKDDFVVLTQCSTVAQPTPPDNE, from the exons ATGATTTTATGTAACTGCATACTTATCAGCAAGGAAGGTTGCATTTCCACCTATGATGTTTTAGATGAAATTACCATTGATGATGACCATGTCAAGAGCATCAAGTACACAGTTTACTTTAACAATGAGGAGGTTGATGTGAAATGCACCTGTGCGTTGTTTGAGATGAGAGGAATTGTCTGTAGACATGCATTGAACGTTTGTCAGATGAATAAGATTCATGCGCTACCGGAGAAGTATGTCTTGGATCGTTGGAGGAAGGATTTAAAGAGAAGATACACAATGGTAAAAAGTAGCTACGACGACTTACGGCAAAATGCAGATTCAGGGAGGTATGAGCTTGTGGTGAAACGATGTTCCAAATTAGCAACCCGTGTATCGTCGAGTGATGCCCATGTTACTGCATTTATGCTCCACTTGGATGAGtttgagaataaatttaaaGGATTAACACAAGAGTCCGGTTCAACAAAAGTAGCAGAGACTGTGCAGACAGACAaaggtaagaaaatattaagcccacATGTTGTCCGAGGGAAAGGGAGGCCGCCAACAAAAAGGAAGGTCCCACCTGTGGAGAAGGCTGTGACTAGGCGAAAGAATAAACAg atACGTCGGAAAATATTTGACGATACATCCGAGCAATGTGAGGTATCGGAAGCTCTAGAAAGAGGTCAG aTACAAAGTGCAGGCAAGGATGATTTTGTTGTTCTAACACAATGCAGTACTGTCGCACAACCAACGCCACCTGACAATGAGTAG
- the LOC118348500 gene encoding protein FAR1-RELATED SEQUENCE 5-like, which translates to MDGPLSSTGEDMGSFENPASNVETETDDIIQQNSDNDRVGEEPKPGMKFATEHELMAYYMRYVKQQGFGVITQRTKREANGRVKYLTIGCARGGKYHPSHSNISRPCPTIKTDCKARINAHLVEGSWVVTIVEIGHNHSTVSPQKSRFFRSHKCLDEYSQRMLDLNDRVGIRMNKNFGALVVDAGGFENLQFQEKDYRNFIDKARQLRLGKGGGEALTEYFKRMRLQNDGFVYVIDVDEELRLRNVFWADARSRAAYKYFGDVITFDTTYLTNRYGMPFAPFVRVNHHGQSILLGAGLISSENTSTFVWLFWAWLECMDARAPKAIITDQDRAMKSAIAVVFPHTRHRYCLWHIMRKLSEKLGSHAAFNAGLKTAIQNALYDSQTCGEFEEKWGQFIKKYGLCENAWLQGLYNERSFWVPVYLKGVFWAGMSTTQRSESMNAFFDGFVHFGTTLKEFVDQFDNALRKKVELETTANFNSSNQTIPCSSAFRIEKQFQSVYTNAKFKEVQREVWGMILCNCILISKECCISTYDVLDEITTDDDHVKSIKYTVYFNNEEVDVKCTCALFEMSGIVCRHALNIQGGMSLW; encoded by the exons ATGGATGGCCCTCTGTCGAGTACCGGAGAGGACATGGGAAGCTTTGAAAATCCCGCAAGTAATGTAGAGACAGAAACCGATGACATAATTCAACAAAATTCTGATAATGACCGAGTTGGGGAGGAGCCCAAACCTGGTATGAAGTTTGCCACTGAACATGAGCTTATGGCTTATTACATGAGATATGTCAAACAACAAGGTTTTGGTGTTATAACACAAAGGACGAAGAGAGAGGCTAATGGGAGGGTGAAGTATTTGACTATTGGGTGTGCACGAGGTGGCAAGTACCATCCTAGCCATAGTAATATCTCGAGGCCATGCCCAACTATTAAAACGGATTGTAAGGCACGGATAAATGCTCACTTGGTGGAGGGTAGTTGGGTGGTGACCATTGTTGAAATTGGCCATAATCATAGTACTGTCAGCCCACAAAAGTCTAGATTTTTTAGATCTCATAAGTGTTTAGACGAATACAGTCAGAGGATGCTTGATTTGAACGACAGGGTAGGTATTCGAATGAACAAGAATTTCGGGGCACTTGTTGTTGATGCGGGGGGGTTCGAGAATCTGCAGTTTCAAGAAAAAGACTATCgtaattttattgacaaagccAGACAATTAAGGTTGGGTAAAGGTGGTGGCGAAGCACTTACTGAGTACTTCAAGAGGATGAGGTTGCAGAATGATGGTTTTGTCTATGTGATTGATGTGGATGAAGAGCTGAGGTTGAGAAATGTGTTCTGGGCTGACGCACGGAGTAGAGCAGCGTACAAGTATTTCGGAGATGTGATCACCTTCGATACGACATACCTGACAAATAGATACGGTATGCCATTTGCTCCATTTGTTAGGGTAAATCATCATGGACAGTCTATATTGTTAGGGGCTGGCTTGATTTCAAGCGAAAACACAAGTACTTTTGTGTGGTTGTTTTGGGCATGGTTGGAGTGCATGGATGCTCGCGCTCCAAAAGCGATCATAACAGACCAAGACCGAGCAATGAAAAGTGCTATTGCAGTGGTCTTTCCACACACTCGCCATAGATATTGTCTATGGCATATAATGCGAAAACTGTCTGAGAAATTGGGATCTCACGCTGCCTTCAATGCAGGGTTGAAAACTGCCATCCAAAATGCCCTATATGATTCACAGACATGTGGTGAATTTGAGGAGAAGTGGGGGCAATTTATTAAGAAGTATGGCTTATGTGAAAATGCATGGCTGCAAGGGTTGTATAATGAGAGGTCGTTTTGGGTACCGGTTTACCTTAAGGGAGTTTTTTGGGCTGGCATGAGCACCACACAGCGttctgaaagcatgaatgcttttttcgaTGGTTTTGTGCATTTCGGTACAACGTTGAAAGAATTCGTCGATCAATTTGACAATGCACTGCGGAAGAAGGTAGAGCTCGAGACAACCGCTAATTTCAATTCGTCCAACCAAACCATCCCATGTTCCTCCGCATTCCGCATTGAAAAGCAGTTTCAATCCGTGTATACGAAcgcaaaatttaaagaagtccAACGAGAGGTGTGGGGAATGATTTTATGTAACTGCATACTTATCAGTAAGGAATGTTGCATTTCCACCTACGATGTTTTAGATGAAATTACCACTGATGATGACCATGTCAAGAGCATCAAGTACACAGTTTACTTTAACAATGAGGAGGTTGATGTAAAATGCACCTGTGCGTTGTTTGAGATGAGTGGAATTGTCTGTAGACATGCATTGAAC ATTCAGGGAGGTATGAGCTTGTGGTGA
- the LOC108987738 gene encoding uncharacterized protein LOC108987738: protein MLHLDEFENKFKGLTQESGSTKVAETVQTDKGKKILSPHVVRGKGRPPTKRKVPPVEKAVTRRKNKQICRKIFDDTSEQCEVSEAPESGQIPSAGNDDFVVQTQCSTVAQPTPPDNE, encoded by the exons ATGCTCCACTTGGATGAGtttgagaataaatttaaaGGATTAACACAAGAGTCCGGTTCAACAAAAGTAGCAGAGACTGTGCAGACAGACAagggtaagaaaatattaagcccacATGTTGTCCGAGGGAAAGGGAGGCCGCCAACAAAAAGGAAGGTCCCACCTGTGGAGAAGGCTGTGACTAGGCGAAAGAATAAACag atATGCCGGAAAATATTTGACGATACATCCGAGCAATGTGAGGTATCGGAAGCTCCAGAAAGTGGTCAG aTACCAAGTGCAGGCAATGatgattttgttgttcaaaCACAATGCAGTACTGTCGCACAACCAACACCACCTGACAATGAGTAG
- the LOC108989810 gene encoding uncharacterized protein LOC108989810: protein MGKKLLDSEWIFLCHLLLVAVVAATNHGNAANDLVDIINKNRTAQKLPHLNNSPGLGCMALQYVELCRENCTSNNTVECKPSEDDFTEVFAPNCGVELPTFSTITGHIVGCQSKYLEPLLAFSQVLVKDHKSLSLLRNKSHTEMGVGMIGVHKGSFFWCILFSSGQTNSTFVLEDHGVGIKQKKGCYSGSSIPCNGGQKLSAVISSIISMAFLLIYMLQQL, encoded by the exons ATGGGGAAGAAGCTCCTCGACTCTGAGTGGATTTTTCTATGTCATCTGCTCCTTGTTGCTGTTGTGGCCGCCACGAACCATG GAAATGCTGCAAATGATCTCGTGGACATTATCAACAAGAATCGAACTGCACAGAAACTTCCACACCTGAACAACAGCCCTGGACTTGGGTGCATGGCCTTGCAATATGTTGAGTTATGCAGGGAGAACTGCACGAGCAACAACACGGTAGAATGTAAACCTTCAGAAGATGATTTCACTGAAGTTTTTGCTCCCAATTGCGGAGTGGAGCTACCCACTTTTAGCACCATAACCGGCCACATTGTAGGTTGTCAATCAAAGTATCTCGAGCCATTGCTAGCATTTTCCCAAGTTCTCGTTAAAGATCATAAATCTTTATCTCTTCTGAGAAACAAATCACATACTGAAATGGGAGTGGGCATGATTGGGGTCCATAAAGGATCCTTCTTTTGGTGTATTTTATTTAGCAGCGGGCAGACAAACTCCACATTTGTTCTCGAAGATCATGGCGTTGGGATCAAGCAAAAGAAAGGGTGCTACAGTGGAAGCAGTATTCCATGCAATGGGGGACAGAAGTTGAGTGCTGTGATTTCTAGCATCATATCCATGGCCTTTCTACTTATTTATATGCTACAACAGTTGTAA
- the LOC108989803 gene encoding E3 ubiquitin-protein ligase ATL4-like, whose product MSFSSSSSSSPPLPWPNVFGGTVSGSYTTPAPPHSSSSINPSILIIIFILVVTILASVSLCLLLRHLNRRCIRRLSPASSTSNSSTGTDSQFLSASRVSPENPNRSFVQSLPLFTFSSIIRRTSSTADCAICLSKFEPNDQLRLLPLCCHAFHAQCIDAWLDSNQTCPLCRSYIFTSDSDLMKASLASSTGASVSGESFRLEIGNVSRRRAASEPVETQRSYSIGSFEYLVEEDSEISLSNVHRRSLSDKEESGAAQDMESTLASEIAGGRSWLKEYVDRISSSLSSRAMSFRSSGRFCSGSSRRSEITGAGDCDLEANRVGEEISEMFRWLSGV is encoded by the coding sequence ATgtcgttttcttcttcttcttcttcttctccgcCGCTTCCATGGCCGAACGTTTTCGGAGGCACAGTCTCGGGATCATACACTACACCTGCGCCACCGCATTCATCGTCATCCATCAACCCTAGCATTCTTATTATCATTTTCATCCTTGTTGTTACAATCCTCGCCTCCGTCTCCCTCTGCCTTCTCCTCCGCCATCTCAACCGCCGCTGCATCCGCCGCCTCTCTCCTGCCTCCTCCACTTCCAACTCCAGTACTGGCACCGACTCTCAGTTCCTCTCGGCTAGCCGCGTCTCTCCGGAGAATCCTAACCGCTCGTTTGTCCAGTCCCTGCCTCTCTTCACCTTCTCCTCCATCATTCGCCGCACATCCTCCACTGCCGACTGCGCCATTTGCCTTTCCAAGTTCGAGCCCAACGACCAGCTCCGTCTCCTCCCTCTCTGTTGCCACGCCTTCCACGCTCAATGCATTGACGCATGGCTCGACTCCAACCAGACTTGTCCGCTTTGCCGATCGTACATCTTTACTTCGGACTCCGACCTTATGAAGGCCTCGCTCGCTTCATCAACCGGTGCATCAGTCTCCGGAGAGAGTTTCAGGCTTGAGATTGGAAACGTGAGCCGCCGGCGAGCCGCGTCGGAACCCGTGGAGACGCAGAGGTCCTATTCCATCGGATCATTCGAATATCTCGTGGAGGAAGATTCGGAGATCAGTTTGAGCAATGTGCACCGGAGGAGCTTGTCGGACAAGGAGGAGAGTGGAGCTGCGCAGGACATGGAGTCCACTCTAGCTTCAGAGATAGCGGGCGGAAGGAGTTGGCTCAAGGAGTACGTAGATAGGATCTCTTCCTCGCTCTCATCCCGTGCGATGTCATTTCGGAGTTCCGGAAGGTTTTGCTCTGGAAGCAGTCGCCGGAGCGAGATCACCGGTGCGGGAGATTGCGACCTCGAAGCAAACCGAGTCGGCGAAGAGATAAGCGAGATGTTCAGATGGCTCTCAGGGGTGTGA